One Anolis carolinensis isolate JA03-04 chromosome 4, rAnoCar3.1.pri, whole genome shotgun sequence DNA window includes the following coding sequences:
- the mafb gene encoding transcription factor MafB, whose product MAGELSIGPDLPTSPLAMEYVNDFDLMKFDVKKEPLGRADRSGRPCTRLPQTAGSVSSTPISTPCSSVPSSPSFSPTEQKTHLEDLYWMASSYPQMNPEALNLTPEDAVEALIGAHQVPQQLQGFESFRTAAAHHHHHHQQPPPQPHHIHHHHQYPGVTHEELAASGHHHHHHHHPHHHQASPSPSNVPSPSQQLQNPHQHQSSSSSSSSSSSSSSSSVEDRFSDDQLVSMSVRELNRHLRGFTKDEVIRLKQKRRTLKNRGYAQSCRYKRVQQKHHLENEKTQLIQQVEQLKQEVGRLARERDAYKLKCEKLAGNGFREAGSTSDTPSSPEFFM is encoded by the coding sequence ATGGCTGGCGAGCTGAGTATTGGCCCCGACTTGCCCACCAGCCCGCTGGCCATGGAGTACGTCAACGACTTCGACCTGATGAAGTTCGACGTGAAGAAGGAGCCGCTGGGCCGCGCGGACCGCTCGGGCCGGCCGTGCACGCGCCTCCCCCAGACGGCGGGCTCGGTCTCCTCCACGCCCATCAGCACCCCCTGCAGCTCCGTGCCCTCCTCGCCCAGCTTCAGCCCCACCGAGCAGAAGACGCACCTGGAGGACCTCTACTGGATGGCCAGCTCCTACCCGCAGATGAACCCGGAGGCGCTCAACCTCACCCCCGAGGACGCCGTGGAGGCCCTCATCGGCGCCCACCAGGTGCCCCAGCAGCTCCAGGGCTTCGAGAGCTTCCGCACCGCCGccgcccaccaccaccaccaccaccaacagccGCCGCCGCAGCCTCACCacatccaccaccaccaccagtacCCCGGGGTCACCCACGAGGAGCTGGCCGCCAGcggccatcaccaccaccaccaccaccatccccaccaccaccaggCCTCCCCCAGCCCCTCCAACGTCCCCAGCCCCTCCCAGCAGCTCCAGAACCCTCACCAGCAccagtcctcttcctcctcctcctcttcatcttcctcctcctcctccagcagtGTGGAGGACCGGTTCTCCGACGACCAGCTGGTCTCCATGTCGGTGCGGGAGCTGAACCGGCACCTGCGGGGCTTCACCAAGGACGAGGTGATCCGCCTCAAGCAGAAGAGGCGGACCTTGAAGAACCGCGGCTACGCCCAGTCTTGCCGGTACAAGCGGGTCCAGCAGAAGCACCACCTGGAGAACGAGAAGACCCAGCTCATCCAGCAGGTGGAACAGCTCAAGCAGGAGGTCGGCCGCCTGGCCCGCGAGAGGGACGCCTACAAGCTCAAGTGCGAGAAGCTGGCCGGCAACGGCTTCCGGGAGGCCGGCTCCACCAGCGACACCCCCTCCTCGCCCGAGTTCTTCATGTGA